The following coding sequences are from one Wenzhouxiangella sp. AB-CW3 window:
- the metE gene encoding 5-methyltetrahydropteroyltriglutamate--homocysteine S-methyltransferase, which translates to MTIQATNLGFPRIGARRELKKATEGYWSGRLEDGELKDIGRELRKRHWSLQAECGLDVIPSNDFSYYDQVLDMIAMLGAIPERFADIGDGKDLTTYFAMARGTDQAPAMEMTKWFDTNYHYIVPEFCHDQHFSLSSSKAIDEFLEARELGIHTRPVLIGPVSFLLLGKLRDEPCRPLDLLQRLLPVYRELLQRLVAAGADWVQIDEPFLAMDLDESARDAFQQAYDGLAGSGVRLLLATYFEGLRDNRHLACRLPVAGLHLDRIRGNDHLDELAAELHPDQTVSLGVVDGRNIWRSDLDATLELLEQARELLGQRPLQIAPSCSLLHVPVDLSLERHLDDELAAMLAFGRQKLEEISALARALNGQGDQARSTFEDSRRTLHARSSSDRIHNTAVAQRLAAVGPDDVVRDSSYPVRRKVQQAHLNLPGFPTTTIGSLPQTMEVRRTRAAWRRGDIDDATYRSFIERQIDHAIEFQERIGLDVLVHGEFERNDMVEYFGEKLEGFAFTDNGWVQSYGSRCVKPPIIFGDVRRPEAMTTQWLRYAQSCTRRPVKAMLTGPVTMLQWSFVRDDQPRSDTCQQIALALRDEVADLESAGARAIQVDEPALREGLPLRRADHDDYLDWATCSFRLATSVAGNSTQIHTHMCYSEFNDIMPAIAALDADVISIEASRSAMELLDAFVDFDYPNEIGPGIWDIHSPRVPSSEAMTRLLERAASVIDRDRLWVNPDCGLKTRDWPEVEQALTHLVAAARTMRESTSQRHSA; encoded by the coding sequence ATGACGATACAAGCAACTAATCTCGGCTTTCCACGCATTGGCGCACGCCGCGAACTCAAGAAAGCCACTGAAGGCTACTGGTCGGGGCGGCTGGAAGACGGCGAGCTGAAAGACATCGGTCGCGAGTTAAGAAAAAGGCACTGGTCATTGCAGGCCGAATGCGGCCTGGACGTCATTCCGTCCAATGATTTTTCCTATTATGACCAGGTGCTGGACATGATCGCCATGCTCGGCGCCATACCCGAGCGCTTCGCCGATATTGGCGATGGTAAGGATTTGACCACCTACTTCGCCATGGCGCGGGGCACCGACCAGGCGCCGGCGATGGAAATGACCAAGTGGTTCGATACCAATTACCACTACATCGTGCCGGAGTTCTGCCACGACCAGCACTTCAGCCTGTCATCCAGCAAGGCCATCGACGAGTTCCTTGAGGCGCGGGAACTCGGCATCCACACACGACCGGTGCTGATCGGGCCGGTGAGTTTCCTGTTACTGGGAAAGCTGCGTGACGAGCCGTGCCGCCCACTTGATCTGCTTCAGCGCCTGCTGCCCGTCTACCGCGAGCTGCTCCAGCGCCTGGTCGCTGCAGGGGCCGACTGGGTTCAGATCGACGAACCCTTTCTGGCGATGGATCTCGATGAATCGGCCCGAGACGCGTTTCAGCAAGCCTACGACGGCCTGGCCGGGTCCGGGGTCAGACTGCTGCTGGCCACCTACTTCGAAGGCTTGCGCGACAACCGGCATCTGGCCTGCAGACTCCCGGTCGCAGGTCTGCACCTGGATCGCATACGCGGCAATGACCATCTCGACGAACTGGCCGCGGAGCTGCATCCCGACCAGACCGTGTCGCTGGGGGTTGTCGACGGACGCAACATCTGGCGCAGCGACCTCGACGCGACACTGGAGCTGCTCGAACAGGCCCGGGAGTTACTTGGCCAACGCCCTCTGCAGATCGCGCCATCGTGTTCCCTGCTGCATGTTCCGGTGGACCTGTCACTGGAACGGCATCTCGATGACGAACTGGCTGCCATGCTGGCCTTCGGCCGCCAGAAGCTTGAGGAGATCAGTGCCCTGGCCCGAGCACTGAACGGTCAAGGAGATCAGGCACGCAGCACCTTCGAGGACAGTCGTCGGACCTTGCATGCCCGGAGCAGCTCCGACCGAATTCACAACACTGCCGTTGCCCAACGACTGGCCGCAGTCGGGCCGGACGACGTGGTTCGCGACAGCTCTTACCCCGTGCGACGCAAGGTGCAGCAGGCCCACCTGAACCTGCCTGGCTTTCCGACCACGACCATCGGCTCGCTGCCACAGACCATGGAAGTCCGGCGCACCCGGGCAGCCTGGCGCCGGGGTGACATCGACGATGCGACCTACCGGTCTTTCATCGAACGTCAGATCGACCATGCCATCGAGTTTCAGGAACGCATTGGACTCGACGTGCTGGTCCACGGCGAGTTCGAGCGCAACGACATGGTTGAGTATTTCGGCGAAAAGCTCGAGGGATTTGCCTTCACCGACAATGGCTGGGTGCAATCCTACGGTTCGCGTTGCGTCAAGCCACCGATCATCTTCGGTGATGTCCGGCGACCCGAGGCCATGACCACGCAATGGCTACGCTATGCGCAGTCGTGTACCCGGCGTCCCGTCAAGGCCATGCTGACCGGCCCGGTCACCATGCTGCAATGGTCGTTTGTACGCGACGACCAGCCGCGCTCGGATACCTGTCAGCAGATCGCACTGGCACTGCGCGACGAGGTGGCGGATCTGGAATCGGCCGGGGCGCGGGCCATCCAGGTCGACGAACCGGCCCTGCGCGAGGGCCTGCCTCTGCGGCGGGCCGACCACGACGACTACCTGGACTGGGCAACATGCAGCTTCCGGCTGGCCACGTCCGTGGCCGGCAACAGTACGCAGATCCACACCCACATGTGCTACTCCGAGTTCAACGACATCATGCCCGCCATCGCGGCGCTGGATGCCGATGTCATCTCGATCGAGGCCTCGCGCTCGGCCATGGAACTGCTCGATGCCTTCGTGGATTTCGACTACCCCAACGAGATCGGCCCGGGTATCTGGGACATTCACTCGCCACGTGTGCCGTCGAGCGAAGCGATGACCCGGCTGCTTGAAAGAGCCGCCAGCGTGATCGACCGCGATCGCCTGTGGGTCAACCCGGACTGCGGCCTCAAGACCCGCGACTGGCCCGAGGTTGAACAGGCCCTGACCCACTTGGTCGCGGCGGCGAGAACCATGCGCGAGTCGACGTCACAACGCCACTCCGCCTGA
- a CDS encoding EAL domain-containing protein, which translates to MNCNDSTETLGRLFLEGLGEAVLIHDAQGHILHANAAACRQSGYELRELYKLNVADLDTDVLPEEVSQKLLEALPAGEDETHFHAQHRRSSGEIRQVLVSLSRLRRDPTPLYAAIMRPLDEPQRLHDSVEQRIGFNRLLLDISLRLVKLDPESLDQAIDELLADIGRFFAVDRCYLFTIDWQNDTITNTHEWFDQGIPPAIHRLQNLPFAKLPWLREHMKANCVAHAPDVDGMDDQYAHDRTEYQAQNIKSLLIVPIIRGGEVAGMFGLDAVRQRQYWNDEIQHDLRLLGQLLAGALDAAGLGRQLRHMAYHDVLTQLPNRKLLADRIEQTAHRCRRYNQRAALMLLDIDDFKIINDTLTHAAGDQLLVEVGRRLKSALRESDTVARLGGDEFVLLCEISKRDDAIEMARRIMAAITAPVELRGQRLSIQASIGITLMPDDDQDQERLLRNADLAMYEAKAAGKNTFRFFEPAMSAAISDTLRLRSELADAVERDALEAWYQPIYRLNDGRLIGLETLVRWQHPERGMLPPGQFLSLAERFKLIGRIDRQMISRACRILVSWSPARTPGFLMAVNLSASDLYDAEHVLALIRDTQKSGGESGERLCFEITETALMEDMPTAIKHLHLIKRRLPGISIAIDDFGSGYSSLNYLRQLPVDTLKIDRRFIADLRTDQTSGQAIVRAIIGLAHNLDMRVVAEGIENARQYQLLRDMGCELAQGFLMGRPVPSNELRQLALEFDSSASHVSET; encoded by the coding sequence ATGAATTGCAACGACAGCACTGAAACTCTGGGTCGGCTGTTTCTCGAGGGGCTGGGCGAGGCCGTCCTCATTCACGATGCCCAGGGGCACATCCTTCATGCCAATGCGGCAGCCTGTCGGCAAAGCGGCTACGAACTGCGGGAACTGTACAAACTCAACGTCGCCGACCTTGATACGGACGTTCTTCCCGAGGAAGTGTCGCAAAAGCTGCTGGAAGCCCTGCCGGCCGGAGAGGACGAAACCCACTTCCACGCACAGCATCGCCGGTCATCGGGAGAGATACGCCAGGTACTGGTCAGCCTGTCCAGGCTGCGTAGAGACCCCACACCGCTCTATGCCGCCATCATGCGACCGCTGGATGAACCTCAGCGTCTGCATGACAGCGTCGAACAGCGCATCGGGTTCAACCGCTTGCTACTCGATATTTCCCTGCGCCTGGTCAAGCTGGATCCGGAATCGCTGGATCAGGCTATCGATGAATTGCTGGCCGATATCGGTAGATTCTTTGCAGTCGACCGCTGCTACCTGTTCACCATCGACTGGCAAAACGACACCATCACCAACACACATGAATGGTTTGATCAGGGTATTCCCCCGGCCATCCATCGGCTTCAGAACCTGCCATTTGCCAAACTGCCCTGGCTCAGGGAGCACATGAAAGCCAACTGTGTGGCTCACGCGCCGGATGTTGACGGAATGGATGATCAGTATGCCCATGATCGGACCGAGTACCAGGCACAGAATATCAAGTCGCTGCTGATCGTACCGATCATCCGGGGCGGAGAGGTTGCAGGCATGTTCGGCCTGGATGCGGTGCGGCAGCGTCAGTACTGGAACGACGAGATTCAGCACGATTTGCGCCTGCTGGGACAATTGCTGGCGGGTGCACTGGATGCCGCGGGTCTGGGTCGTCAGTTGCGCCACATGGCCTATCACGATGTGCTGACCCAGTTGCCGAATCGCAAGCTGCTGGCCGATCGGATCGAGCAGACAGCTCACCGGTGCCGGCGCTACAACCAGCGCGCCGCCCTGATGCTGCTGGATATCGACGACTTCAAGATCATCAACGATACCCTCACGCACGCCGCCGGCGATCAGTTGCTGGTTGAAGTGGGTCGGCGGCTGAAATCGGCGCTGCGCGAATCCGACACGGTGGCCCGACTGGGTGGAGACGAGTTTGTCCTTCTGTGCGAGATCAGCAAGCGTGATGACGCCATCGAAATGGCCAGGCGGATCATGGCAGCGATTACCGCACCTGTCGAACTGCGGGGGCAACGGCTGAGCATACAGGCCAGCATTGGAATCACCCTCATGCCGGATGACGATCAGGACCAGGAACGACTGCTGCGCAACGCAGACCTGGCCATGTACGAAGCCAAGGCCGCTGGCAAGAACACCTTCCGATTTTTCGAGCCGGCCATGTCGGCTGCCATTTCCGACACACTCCGATTGCGCTCCGAACTGGCCGATGCTGTAGAGCGGGATGCACTGGAGGCCTGGTACCAGCCCATCTACCGCCTGAATGACGGTCGGCTGATTGGCCTGGAAACCCTGGTGCGATGGCAGCATCCCGAACGCGGCATGCTGCCGCCGGGCCAGTTCCTTTCTCTGGCCGAGCGCTTCAAGCTGATCGGTCGAATTGATCGTCAGATGATTTCCCGCGCTTGCCGGATACTGGTGTCCTGGTCTCCCGCCCGGACTCCCGGGTTCCTGATGGCCGTCAATCTGTCAGCCAGCGACCTGTATGACGCCGAGCATGTGCTGGCACTGATCAGGGACACGCAGAAAAGCGGCGGCGAGAGTGGCGAACGACTGTGCTTCGAGATTACCGAGACAGCACTGATGGAAGACATGCCAACAGCCATCAAGCACCTGCACCTGATCAAGCGACGCCTGCCCGGCATCAGTATTGCCATTGACGACTTTGGCAGCGGCTACTCTTCGCTGAATTATCTTCGACAACTGCCGGTCGACACACTGAAGATCGATCGTCGCTTCATTGCCGACCTGCGCACCGACCAGACCAGCGGTCAAGCCATTGTGCGCGCCATCATCGGCCTTGCCCACAACCTGGACATGCGGGTGGTGGCCGAAGGAATCGAGAACGCCCGCCAGTATCAATTGCTCAGGGACATGGGCTGCGAGCTGGCCCAGGGCTTTCTGATGGGTCGACCGGTTCCCTCCAATGAACTCAGACAGCTGGCGCTCGAGTTCGATTCATCGGCCAGCCATGTTTCAGAAACGTGA
- a CDS encoding methyl-accepting chemotaxis protein: MPRNTKHFLQQLNLLSNECGVIVGELFEPMSHTYSSQDLMGQAAKHVTLLDDRLDTIRTTVEERKGIAGKLRGHVSHIEGFVARIENISAQTRILSLNAAIEAARAGEHGKGFAVVADEVRKLSDNVTRITRDIGEQLEGIESDTQATESLIEVLAGSLEDISQVSTEVNEVTTDTHHRMVDLQKAAYKSMAAGHLMAVMCWLNELHTRIILAFENPDRHGFPEVSKTGNYFGEWYYDASDNEFDFRDLPEFSRLGQAYDELFELYEGIRNDWQRGNRQAGLASMGDLSRQIDHMHQFLDQIRNYLVEQMQSQLSG; this comes from the coding sequence ATGCCGCGAAACACGAAGCACTTCCTGCAGCAGCTCAACCTGCTCTCCAACGAGTGCGGCGTGATCGTGGGCGAGCTTTTCGAGCCCATGTCGCACACCTACAGCTCTCAGGATCTGATGGGGCAGGCCGCGAAACATGTCACGCTGCTCGATGACCGGCTGGATACCATCCGCACGACTGTGGAGGAACGCAAGGGCATTGCCGGCAAGCTGCGTGGCCATGTCAGCCACATCGAGGGATTTGTCGCACGGATTGAAAACATCTCGGCGCAGACCCGGATCCTGTCACTTAATGCCGCCATCGAAGCAGCCCGGGCCGGAGAGCACGGCAAGGGCTTTGCTGTTGTTGCCGATGAAGTACGCAAGCTTTCGGATAACGTTACCCGGATCACGCGCGATATCGGCGAACAACTGGAAGGCATCGAGTCCGACACTCAGGCCACCGAATCACTGATCGAGGTTCTGGCCGGCAGCCTGGAGGATATCAGCCAGGTATCCACCGAGGTCAACGAAGTGACCACGGACACCCACCATCGTATGGTCGATTTGCAGAAGGCGGCTTACAAGAGCATGGCTGCCGGTCACCTGATGGCTGTAATGTGCTGGCTCAATGAGCTCCATACCCGGATCATACTGGCCTTCGAAAATCCCGATCGACATGGCTTCCCCGAAGTGAGCAAGACCGGCAATTACTTCGGTGAGTGGTACTATGATGCATCGGATAACGAATTCGACTTTCGTGATCTGCCTGAATTCAGTCGGCTGGGGCAGGCCTATGACGAGCTTTTCGAGTTGTACGAGGGAATCCGAAATGACTGGCAACGTGGCAACCGCCAGGCAGGCCTGGCTAGTATGGGCGATCTGTCTCGACAGATCGATCACATGCACCAGTTTCTTGATCAGATTCGGAATTATCTGGTGGAGCAAATGCAATCACAGCTTTCGGGCTAA
- a CDS encoding diguanylate cyclase domain-containing protein: protein MTDGSNTCWQRLWQLTGLALALCCSIAAMSDDGEYALESRLDDYLLLLDRPDTDRETSHSAIRAIIDDFTETTPAATQVRALGYLVLHQVFHGDLDAAEITAQTLIEVAENDDDIQALSEALGFRMEALMATGELSEALLLAPRAEQTLTEVRDPRVRYYVHNVLGRLLRQVSQFEEAMAHFLAAHDAQLESDDPRSPLRRQFLNVNMAYLQAELRNHETALDMVERAIEQATEIGIDHSIPELLLFRGYLENHLERFDDSIHTHEQAWKLALEYDQASVVLNSMNNIGSALVHLGRYDEAKAIMQEALIEAREQEAEVTADLLDFNLGYIAVMQGQHDDGLARLEDAKERLEAQYTRSQFSALLDYVARAYQEAAHYPQAISVLKQQRSLNEALFRSERERSLSELQTRYEAQEQATQIELLEQRNALQEEMIENQRLQQRIAILFVLVVLMGLVLLWLAWRAARQANRSLKVANRQLEYQSRHDPLTGLLNRRLFHERMLDRSETATDRRDDDLPDAILLLDVDHFKRINDRHGHSTGDAVLVELARRLEALTRESDMVVRWGGEELLMYLRQMDPDCLPGYARKVLSAIGEQPVVHDGRSVQVTATGGFVTLPLAGAEEHNIGWEKALQIADLALYMGKTQGRNQAVGVLGLEVSLETVGQTLQTDLAGAIEKGWVNAVTLQGPRTTKSSNDWGASE, encoded by the coding sequence ATGACGGACGGATCGAACACTTGCTGGCAGAGACTCTGGCAGTTGACAGGTCTGGCACTGGCGTTATGTTGCAGTATTGCGGCCATGTCCGATGATGGGGAATATGCACTGGAGTCCAGGCTGGACGACTACCTGTTGCTGCTGGATCGACCGGACACCGACCGCGAAACCAGTCACTCGGCCATCCGTGCCATCATCGATGACTTCACCGAAACCACGCCGGCCGCAACTCAGGTTCGTGCACTGGGATATCTTGTCCTGCACCAGGTCTTTCATGGCGATTTGGATGCCGCGGAGATCACGGCGCAAACCCTCATCGAGGTTGCCGAAAACGACGACGACATCCAGGCATTGAGCGAAGCGCTGGGCTTTCGGATGGAAGCACTGATGGCCACCGGGGAGCTTTCAGAGGCCTTGCTGCTGGCGCCCCGGGCCGAGCAGACACTGACCGAGGTTCGCGACCCGCGCGTGCGCTACTACGTGCACAATGTACTGGGAAGACTGCTGCGCCAGGTCAGTCAGTTCGAGGAGGCCATGGCGCATTTTCTGGCCGCCCACGACGCTCAGCTGGAATCGGACGACCCACGCTCGCCGCTGCGCAGGCAGTTTCTCAACGTCAACATGGCCTATCTTCAGGCCGAGCTGCGCAACCACGAGACGGCTTTGGACATGGTGGAGCGCGCAATCGAGCAGGCCACTGAAATCGGCATCGATCATTCCATCCCCGAACTACTGCTCTTTCGCGGCTACCTGGAGAATCACCTGGAACGGTTCGATGACTCCATCCACACGCATGAACAGGCATGGAAGCTGGCCCTGGAGTACGACCAGGCCAGCGTGGTTCTCAACAGCATGAACAACATCGGCTCGGCCCTGGTGCACCTGGGCCGCTACGATGAAGCGAAAGCCATCATGCAGGAAGCACTGATCGAAGCTCGCGAACAGGAGGCAGAAGTCACGGCAGACCTGCTGGATTTCAACCTGGGCTACATCGCCGTCATGCAGGGGCAGCACGATGATGGCCTGGCTCGCCTGGAAGATGCGAAAGAGCGGCTTGAAGCGCAGTACACCCGTTCGCAGTTTTCGGCCCTGCTCGACTACGTGGCCCGCGCCTATCAGGAAGCCGCGCACTACCCGCAAGCCATTTCGGTATTGAAGCAGCAGCGCAGTCTGAACGAGGCGTTGTTTCGCAGCGAACGGGAACGCAGCCTCAGCGAACTTCAGACCCGCTACGAGGCGCAGGAGCAGGCCACGCAGATCGAACTGCTCGAGCAACGCAATGCACTTCAGGAAGAAATGATCGAGAACCAGCGTTTGCAGCAGCGCATCGCCATACTGTTCGTGCTGGTCGTACTGATGGGTCTGGTACTGCTCTGGCTGGCCTGGCGTGCGGCACGGCAGGCCAACCGCAGCCTGAAGGTGGCCAACCGGCAATTGGAATACCAGTCGCGGCATGATCCGCTGACCGGCCTGCTCAATCGGCGCCTGTTCCATGAAAGGATGCTTGATCGCAGCGAAACGGCCACGGATCGCCGTGACGACGATCTCCCGGATGCCATACTGCTGCTGGATGTGGATCACTTCAAGCGCATCAATGACCGGCACGGCCACAGCACCGGAGATGCCGTGCTGGTGGAGTTAGCCCGCAGACTGGAAGCACTGACCCGCGAATCGGACATGGTTGTGCGATGGGGCGGAGAGGAGTTGCTGATGTATCTGCGCCAGATGGATCCCGATTGCCTGCCGGGTTACGCGCGGAAGGTGCTGTCTGCCATTGGTGAGCAGCCGGTTGTTCACGACGGCAGGTCAGTCCAGGTCACCGCAACCGGCGGCTTTGTCACCTTGCCCCTCGCCGGAGCCGAAGAACACAATATCGGCTGGGAAAAGGCGCTGCAGATTGCCGATCTGGCGCTGTACATGGGCAAGACCCAGGGCCGCAACCAGGCCGTTGGAGTTCTCGGCCTGGAAGTGTCGCTGGAAACGGTTGGCCAAACGTTGCAGACGGATCTGGCCGGCGCCATTGAGAAGGGCTGGGTCAATGCCGTCACGCTGCAGGGCCCCCGCACTACCAAGTCGTCCAACGATTGGGGAGCCTCTGAGTAA